The genomic interval AAGGATTGGCTACTTTCAACCGAGCGAGGAGAGACCGTGGACAGAGCTCGAGAGATGCtctcggaagaagaggcTATGCGCCGGTATGAGGAGCTGGTGAAGGCCGGTTTCCTGGATTCCAAACTGGCTCCTTCTGTCAGCACGTTTGCACGAGTGCGATCGCTACTATTGATTTTCCTCGCAGTCGGCATCGTTGCCGGTGTCATCTATGTGTCCTGGGTCGTCTACCTTGGTTTCAAGGCTACTGTCAAGGAGGGTCTCCAGCGTCACCACATCAAGGTGTCCCGAGACGGAGCTCAGGTGGAAGTGAAGAATGTGACCCAGGAACGAATGATTGAGAAGGCCACCAAAAAGGGTCTTAGGGCATGGGAGCGAAGTGACGCATGGATGGCTTCCAGCGTAGCTGTCCAGCATGCTAATGAACGAGAAGCTGCACGAAAGCGAAACGCCTGATTGCAATGATTTAATCGAACATATGTAAATGAATGGAGTTAAAAGTATTATGAAAATACGGACGTCGGAGAtatgctacagtacagcgAGGTTCTTATCAAGAATGATATGGCGTTTATGGTTGGCCTTCACAAAATCAGGGGGATCATGGGAAGTTCgcacacaccaccaccaattTTTTGgtattttttatttcaaACCCTGCAATTGTGTCTTCAGGCTGAAGGGAGGTTGAATTGTAGCGTCAAAACCCACGTTTAAATCCCTATCCTGTGGatatctacagtacaaatactgAACCCGTAAGTCTCTCACAATTACGCGTACAGATAGTTGTGCAACTAATTATGATGCACTGTAAGATGAGATTCCAGGTTCATCGTCCCACAGAATCAATCCCAACTCTGATAAAAAATCTACGACGAGTGCTAATTACACGCTATCAAGACATTTCACAGACGCCATACagcctacagtatgtaggCGATACTATAAACCagtctactgtactggtagtaCAGCACCTCTGgagtacgagcacaagtacaatatgtactgtacatacgataaTAGCAACGCGAGTCTAATCTATCTTTTTGAGCGTCGTTAATTGATTTTCCTAAATGACACTTTCGGAAATAAATGATGCGTCCTAGTAGCGGCCCAGAAGAGCCCAGATCTGAATCCAGACATCCAAGCATCGCATAAACACCCCGAACAGCTTATTAAACACCATATCCCGCTCTAACCCGTTCTTTGGCTCACGTTCCACCCTTTTCCATCACTACCATCTCTAAATTATACTTCCCCCGATAGGTCATGTGACGGTCCAAAGTGTTGAACTATAACCCAGACATCTCATTCCCACAGTAAACTCGGAGAATCAGCTGACCAACGCGGAGTTTTTTGTTTCCTTTCGAGATTTATTGCCACCGGGCTCCAGGCCAGAACAAATTTCGAACACAAAAAACCAACTACTCGCCACTTAGCATTACCACCCCCCCCAAAAGCCACAGCTGAGCACTGCACGCTGGAACTCTAACGCGCACTCCACCATCTATATACTCGAACACAAAAACCACGCTTGCCAACACCAGCACCACAGCTCACCAGCCCACCAACATGGAAGCTATCAGTTTGTTGTCCAGCGATGAGGAGTCTGACGGAGAGTCTTTCAACAAGCACCTCCAAAACCTTTCGTCTGGAGGCGGCCTCAAGCGTCCCTTCGAACAGGCCTCACCTGTGCCAGTTCAGGCCAAGCCAGACAATGGCCTGAATGCCTACAGAGACTCTCTCAAAACCATGGGAACCAACACCAGCTTCTCAGCCTCAAGCATTCCTGGCGCGTTCCCCCAGGCTTCGAGTTCTCAAAACGACCccaaacgacacaaagtGGCTGAGGAAATTACTCTCAGCTCTGATTCTGGAGACGATGACATCGTGGAGACTACTCCTGCGCCAACACAGCTCTCACAGACAACGGGGGTTACTATGAGCAGTAAGAACGCCAAGCTGGAAGAGCTCTATAGACAGGCAGAAGCCCAGTTCTACGCAAACCAACAGGTTGGAGTAAGGGAGCGATCGGTGGGCCTTTCAGCCATCAAGGCGCGTCAGACTCTGAAGGATCGACTTGCCATTGCCGAACAAAAGTCCAGGGAAGCCCAAGAACGTCTGCGTGCTATCAACAGAAACTTTGACATCGATCACGACACTAGAATCGCCATGGCCCAGAAAGCAGATCAAAACGCGCGTCTGCTGTGGAGCGAGAAGGGCGCTCGATCGCAAGCGCTGCGTGAGAGAACGCTGCTTATGCTTCAATTCTTTGCAGAGCCAGACAAATATGTTCAGCATGTCATGCAGATTCTTCTCCAAGCCAGCGGCATTACTGTCAACCAACATaaccagaaccagcagcaacggATGCAGCAGCCCCAGCCTGCACATGTGCTTCCCTACCAGCGAAACCCATCCAGCCACCGTCCTCGTGCCCATTTTGATGTGGACATGGTCAACGACGGTATCGAGTTGGTTGGAGGGTTCCCCAACGGGCCTCGTACTGCACCTTCTCTGTTTAGTCGAGGTGCCATCGAACTTGATTCGGATGACGAGGAAGCATACAGTGCCAGCGCAGGCATGGATGCCGATGAAGCAGAAAGTATCCGTAACCTCCTCGAGTCTGCCACATCTGGTCTGGGCACCGATGTCAACGACAGTGCATTTGACGATGTGGAGAACATGACTCCCGAGACAATGCACTCCAAGCTGCTTCCTCATCAGAGTCTGGGAGTCAAGTGGATGCTGGACGCCGAGAAGAATCAGCAGAAGCGAGGAGGACTATTGGGTGATGGTATGGGACTAGGTAAGACGGTGCAGGCCATCGCCCTCTGGGCCAACAAGCCCACAGAGGATCCTGAGGAGCATGACCATGTACCTAGACATGCAAAATGTACTCTGATTATTGCTCCTGTCGGTCTATTGCACATGTGGAGTAACGAGTTCGACACTCACATGAAACCTGATCATCGGCCCCGAACACTGCTGTACCATGGTCCATCCACAAAGAAGCAGTACAACACCTGGGAGAAGCTATCCGAGTTCGATGTTGTGCTGGTGTCTTTCCAGACGCTGGTCACCGAGCACAAGAAGATGTTCTTCAGTTCCGGCCTGAAAGTGACTGAAAACATCCGGGGCCCTGATGGCAGAATGCATCGTCACAGACGTGCCATGAGACCCGAAGAGTTCCAATCGGTGTCTTCTCCCTTCTATGAGGGTGACGCTTACTTCTATCGCATTATCATCGACGAAGCGCACTCTATCAAAAACCGAAACACTGCCAGCGCCAAGGCCTGTTACAAGTTAGACGCGGTGTATCGGTGGTGCCTGACCGGTACTCCTATGCAAAATACAGTCGAAGATTTGCAATCGTTGGTCAAGTTTCTGCGGATTAAGCCctacgacaaggagaagagctTCAACCACCACATTGCCTCTGGTATCAAGAAGGCGGCGATCTCTGGTAAAGCAGTGCGAGATGATAGTATGAAGCGTCTACAGTCGCTACTTGCGATGATCATGCTTCGTCGAGGCAAGGACTCGAAGATTAACGGAGCGCCCATTCTCAATCTGCCTCCTAAGACCGTCGAGACTGATGCTATTGACTTCTCGGAGGATGAACGGAAGTTCTACCAAGATCTCGAGACTGGTGCCCAGCGACGAGTTTCCAAGCTCATGCGACAGGGTGGTATTGGCAAACACTATCAGAACGTTcttgttctgctgctgcgtCTCCGGCAAGCATGTTGTCATTACCAACTTGTTCGAGCTGCTGAGGATGGAGCAGAACAGCAGGAGCTCACTCGAGACGAGCTGTCGTTTGTCATTGAAGGCTGCAAGGCTTTTGCCCCCAACACTGTTCTTCGAGTGGCTACGCTGTTCAAGCAGATGCAGGACGCTGATGATCTTCGACGGCAGACTGAGGgggacgacgaggaaggGACTGCAGGtgccaagattgaggagatcATACCTGGTGTCACTCGAACATCTGCCAAAGCCGAGAAGGTTGATCCTATGGTTGAAGACGAGTTGAACACCATGTTTGGTGTTGTCAACGACACTGTCAAGGATGTCAAGGCCAAACAGGAGGAAAgggacatgtccaagtTTGTTGTCAACGATGATAGCGACTTGTCTTCTCTTGACATCATTGACGAGCCCAGCCCTGATACCTCTGCTGCTTCGTCTATCAACGGACGAGATGCTGTCAAGGCTGAGGCTGTTCCCGTGATTCCCAATGGCGGTTCTGAGGCTGACACTGCTTCCAACGGTGGTATAAACTACAAGGAAGAGTTTCCTATTACCAACGGAACTGTTACTTCTGTGAAGGGTGAGGACGTTGAACCTGATGTCAGTCTCGAAACGCCTGAGCCTTCGATCCAGGCACCTCGACGACGAACTTACAACAATGCTGTGGAatccgacgacgacaaggacgattCTCCCGTTGGTTCACGACGAGCGACCCGATCTCGAGCCGTGAAGATTGGCAATGCTGCCGAGGACTCGGATGGTGAGGGAGAGTGGCTTGACTCCGACGATGCCACTTGCAGTGAGGAAGAGGATCCTCGTGATCGCAAAGGCAAGGGCAAGGCTCGTAACCAGCGTGTGGACCGTCTAAAGCGTCTTCGAGAGCGAAAGTTCGGCTTTCCTCTTGAGACCTGTGATGAGAGCGAGACACCTGGAGATGCGTACGACGACGCTCAAATTGCTCGTGAGGAGAAGCGCCTTGCTGAAGGATTCGAATGTCCCATATGTACAGACACTGTTCCTCAGTCTCAGGTccgtctcttctccacttGTGGCCACTCCATTTGCCACGAGTGCAGTGTCTCCTACTTCTCTTCTGTTGTCACTCCTCTGTGTATGACTTGCCGAGAACCCATCAGCCAGAGCACGATGGTGCCTCTTCGGGTGTTCCAGAAAATGCAtctcgagaagaagtcCCCTCGTGAGGTGACTCGGGAGATTCAGTCTGAGCAGGCCCGTCAGAAGAAGCATCGAGAGGcagagaagcagaagattgaggaggaggatgagaaGCTGCCTCCTTCAGCTAAGGCTCTGCGATGtgttgagctgctggagaaaatcaaggaggagaaccCTGGAGAGAAGACCATCATTTTCTCCCAGTTTGTCTCTTTCATGAATCTGATTGGCGATGAGCTTGACAATGCTGGCTTCGAATACCTTCGGTACGAGGGTAGTATGCATGCTGATGAGCGATCACGGGCTGTGACAGCTTTCCGAGAAGATCCCAGTATCTCGGTTCTACTCATTTCGCTGAAGGCGGGTAATGTCGGTTTGACGCTGACAGCAGCCAACCATGTGATCATTATGGACCCCTTCTGGAATCCCTACGTCGAGGAACAGGCCATGGACCGAGCTCACCGTATTGGCCAGCAGCGAGATGTCACTGTGCACAAGATTGTGATTGAGCAGACGGTAGAGGACCGTATTTTGGAACTTCAGAAGCGAAAGCGGGAGATGATCGAGTCAGCTCTTGACCCATCTGGCCAGAGACAGATGGCACGTCTTTCTCGAGAGGAGTTGCTGTTTTTGTTCAACATGCGACCCAACCCGAACACAGTTGCCGAAGCTGCCGCcgaagctgctgctgcttaGATTTAAGTGATAcatattatttatttgtgATACTGTGATGCGTATACGTAGTTTTATCTATAAATTAAACACGCTCGGCGTAGGTCTTGATAAGTTGAAAGACTTGAGCAAAGAGTGTGGGTTGGCCGATGGCGCTAACGTCCAGACTTGGGAACTCGACGTCACAGTCGTTTAGTAGAATGGGCATAAAAATGAACCTCGAAACAGCTCCCTTTGCTATACTTGACATGGCTGTTATTAGAATAGCCTTGAAGTATGAACAGCTCAATACGATAGTGAGGGCTTCAACGACGTTGAAATTGACAGCCCAGCCTaccagagcagcagcaagggGCACATCGTAGTCCCAGATGATCATGAGAATCGGCAGTAGTTTTGTTGCTGATGAAATGAGTAGTGCTGTAGACAATGCATTTGGGCGTTTCCAGCCCAACAGAATCCTTGCCATGACACGTACCGAGATGTGCCATGTGACTGCCTCAGTCAGACAGATGATGAGAAAGTAGTTATATTGTGTGATAATGGGCAGTCCCAGGAGGTAACGCGTTAATGGCGTTTGTGGtcccttctccacctgtGCCCACGTCAGGTACACTTCAAAAAGGGTGATGAGCAGAAACAGCCGTCGTACTCGAGGGTGAAGGTTGTCGTTGGTTGTGCTTGGGCTTGTGTCAGGTGTGAGCACGTTGAAGACCAGGTGTCGGTAGGCCTGtttcttgagcagcagcaggtcgATGAAGATGAGCACTCCGTCGTGTTCAATGTATTTGTCGGCGAATTTGTTACATTTGGAGCATGCAGTGAGTCGAATGTTATCGGTTGAGTACTCCGTGTATAATGATGACACCGGTTCTGTACATTCTATACAGATCATGTTGTCTGATGTGTGAGACTGTAGGAGAGTTTTGGCGTGTTCTGCACTGCATGAAGTGTATCTGGGGTGTTAAGTGTGCAAGAGGAGGACACTCGTACTggtggtacagtagctatAGGAAGATGAAGCAACCAGAATGAGGGAAAAGCGATATATATTGTGTCGCCAATGCAACTTCATTGTTACTATCCGGGCGACCCGTCATATTCTTGAAAAGTGTTCCTGCTCATACCAACGAGCTGTAGGCCCGttcgtacagtacaagtctACAGGCCATATTTCCATCTTGTTCGCACCAGACTACATAATATTAACTACATGACGTCTGAAGTACCATGGCATGGCAGGTCATCAAACATTACATTACACCACCTCTAACAAAGGTCCGTCTGCATATGCGTTAGAGACCCTTTGCCAAATGTAGCAATCAGGTCAAAAGCATACCGCAGCCACCCCAGTGGCACAAATCCGCATTCCGAGTCCACTTACATGAAATCGTCAAAATCATCGAAGTTGTCGTTGAAGGTAGAAGTATCCTTATCGTCATTGATCTTGGcggaggcagcagcaagaccgggcttcttcttcttacctcgagcagccttctcctctcgAATCTTCTCATTCTGGTAAGCGTTCAGGGTAGAGATGAGCTTTCGGAGCTGCTCGACCTTGAGGGGCTcagccagagccttggtGAAGGTGATGGCAAAGTCGGGGTAGGCCAGTGGGCTGGTCTTGTTAAGGTCTGTGAGGATGGGGGCCAGAgtctccttgaggttggtgaagtccttcttctccttggggtGGAAGATTGCCAGATCCGACAACTTCATGGGAGCGGCAGGGGcagcgggagcaggagcggCCTCAGCCTTTGCAGCGCTGTCAGCAATACCTCCAGTGCCACCAAACAGCTCAGAAGCGTTCATCATGTCGGAGTCGAGCTCGGCCTGTCGCTGTCGGTCTCGCTTGGTGGAAGCATCCTCAGGCTTGAGCTTCATGGCAGCCATCTCTCGCTCGATCTTGGCGATCTGCTGTCGCtgggccttcttgggggcAGCCACGGTGGTCTTGGGTCCGGGTGCCTTGGTGGGCTCCTCAGCATCCCAGGAGTCCATGacgtcctcctcttcgtcgtcatccCAGTTGGCGGGGACTGCGGGG from Yarrowia lipolytica chromosome 1F, complete sequence carries:
- a CDS encoding uncharacterized protein (Compare to YALI0F30239g, no similarity); amino-acid sequence: MNSLVRSVVHVLLHCTAVRALSLWLCFAVRLGLHKNQSLVYLWNEPSEDYRTCTRTCTRTLLIQTSSITLQLSPLSYSQRESFTTISQTTSHQNFRYTLNRHHTSELGSSTYCSQRHHLYYDTILQHTHTHTHTMGIKDWLLSTERGETVDRAREMLSEEEAMRRYEELVKAGFLDSKLAPSVSTFARVRSLLLIFLAVGIVAGVIYVSWVVYLGFKATVKEGLQRHHIKVSRDGAQVEVKNVTQERMIEKATKKGLRAWERSDAWMASSVAVQHANEREAARKRNA
- a CDS encoding uncharacterized protein (Compare to YALI0F30261g, some similarities with uniprot|O60177 Schizosaccharomyces pombe DEAD box helicase); the protein is MEAISLLSSDEESDGESFNKHLQNLSSGGGLKRPFEQASPVPVQAKPDNGLNAYRDSLKTMGTNTSFSASSIPGAFPQASSSQNDPKRHKVAEEITLSSDSGDDDIVETTPAPTQLSQTTGVTMSSKNAKLEELYRQAEAQFYANQQVGVRERSVGLSAIKARQTLKDRLAIAEQKSREAQERLRAINRNFDIDHDTRIAMAQKADQNARLLWSEKGARSQALRERTLLMLQFFAEPDKYVQHVMQILLQASGITVNQHNQNQQQRMQQPQPAHVLPYQRNPSSHRPRAHFDVDMVNDGIELVGGFPNGPRTAPSLFSRGAIELDSDDEEAYSASAGMDADEAESIRNLLESATSGLGTDVNDSAFDDVENMTPETMHSKLLPHQSLGVKWMLDAEKNQQKRGGLLGDGMGLGKTVQAIALWANKPTEDPEEHDHVPRHAKCTLIIAPVGLLHMWSNEFDTHMKPDHRPRTLLYHGPSTKKQYNTWEKLSEFDVVLVSFQTLVTEHKKMFFSSGLKVTENIRGPDGRMHRHRRAMRPEEFQSVSSPFYEGDAYFYRIIIDEAHSIKNRNTASAKACYKLDAVYRWCLTGTPMQNTVEDLQSLVKFLRIKPYDKEKSFNHHIASGIKKAAISGKAVRDDSMKRLQSLLAMIMLRRGKDSKINGAPILNLPPKTVETDAIDFSEDERKFYQDLETGAQRRVSKLMRQGGIGKHYQNVLVLLLRLRQACCHYQLVRAAEDGAEQQELTRDELSFVIEGCKAFAPNTVLRVATLFKQMQDADDLRRQTEGDDEEGTAGAKIEEIIPGVTRTSAKAEKVDPMVEDELNTMFGVVNDTVKDVKAKQEERDMSKFVVNDDSDLSSLDIIDEPSPDTSAASSINGRDAVKAEAVPVIPNGGSEADTASNGGINYKEEFPITNGTVTSVKGEDVEPDVSLETPEPSIQAPRRRTYNNAVESDDDKDDSPVGSRRATRSRAVKIGNAAEDSDGEGEWLDSDDATCSEEEDPRDRKGKGKARNQRVDRLKRLRERKFGFPLETCDESETPGDAYDDAQIAREEKRLAEGFECPICTDTVPQSQVRLFSTCGHSICHECSVSYFSSVVTPLCMTCREPISQSTMVPLRVFQKMHLEKKSPREVTREIQSEQARQKKHREAEKQKIEEEDEKLPPSAKALRCVELLEKIKEENPGEKTIIFSQFVSFMNLIGDELDNAGFEYLRYEGSMHADERSRAVTAFREDPSISVLLISLKAGNVGLTLTAANHVIIMDPFWNPYVEEQAMDRAHRIGQQRDVTVHKIVIEQTVEDRILELQKRKREMIESALDPSGQRQMARLSREELLFLFNMRPNPNTVAEAAAEAAAA
- a CDS encoding uncharacterized protein (Compare to YALI0F30283g, similar to Saccharomyces cerevisiae ARV1 (YLR242C); ancestral locus Anc_8.399, similar to CA6119|CaARV1 Candida albicans CaARV1 involved in sterol uptake and distribution into the plasma membrane); translated protein: MICIECTEPVSSLYTEYSTDNIRLTACSKCNKFADKYIEHDGVLIFIDLLLLKKQAYRHLVFNVLTPDTSPSTTNDNLHPRVRRLFLLITLFEVYLTWAQVEKGPQTPLTRYLLGLPIITQYNYFLIICLTEAVTWHISVRVMARILLGWKRPNALSTALLISSATKLLPILMIIWDYDVPLAAALVGWAVNFNVVEALTIVLSCSYFKAILITAMSSIAKGAVSRFIFMPILLNDCDVEFPSLDVSAIGQPTLFAQVFQLIKTYAERV
- a CDS encoding uncharacterized protein (Compare to YALI0F30305g, similar to Saccharomyces cerevisiae HCR1 (YLR192C); ancestral locus Anc_7.363, similar to uniprot|Q05775 Saccharomyces cerevisiae YLR192c HCR1 component of translation initiation factor eIF3), with protein sequence MASWDDEDFEVPAAATPAVPANWDDDEEEDVMDSWDAEEPTKAPGPKTTVAAPKKAQRQQIAKIEREMAAMKLKPEDASTKRDRQRQAELDSDMMNASELFGGTGGIADSAAKAEAAPAPAAPAAPMKLSDLAIFHPKEKKDFTNLKETLAPILTDLNKTSPLAYPDFAITFTKALAEPLKVEQLRKLISTLNAYQNEKIREEKAARGKKKKPGLAAASAKINDDKDTSTFNDNFDDFDDFM